From the Malaclemys terrapin pileata isolate rMalTer1 chromosome 13, rMalTer1.hap1, whole genome shotgun sequence genome, one window contains:
- the SLC16A3 gene encoding monocarboxylate transporter 4 yields the protein MGAVVVDDAPSGVKAPDGGWGWAVLFGGFVITGFSYAFPKAVSVFFKELIREFGVGYSDTAWISSILLAMLYGTGPLCSMCVNWFGCRPVMLVGGLFASLGMVTASFCTSIIQLYLTAGVITGLGLALNFQPSLIMLNRYFDKRRPLANGLAAAGSPVFLCTLSPLGQILQHEYGWRGGFLILGGMLLNCCVCGALMRPLEPPKKSEAAKELTEKKTKKKLLDFSVFKDVGFLVYTVAASIMVLGLFVPPVFVVSYAKDLGYPDTKSAFLLSILGFVDIFARPICGVVAGLKWVRPRCVYLFSFAMIFNGFTDLIGSMSTNYGGLAVFCIFFGISYGMVGALQFEVLMAIVGTQKFSSAIGLVLLAEALAVLIGPPSAGKLLDATGTYMFVFIIAGVEVVTSALVMALGNFFCVKKKSEVPQTKEEAAEREELNKSEDKTPEDAKVDSIEVEQFLKDEPEKNGEIVTNPETCV from the exons ATGGGAGCTGTGGTGGTTGATGATGCTCCATCTGGTGTCAAAGCCCCTgatgggggttggggctgggccgTTCTCTTTGGAGGGTTTGTCATCACTGGATTTTCCTATGCCTTTCCAAAGGCTGTTAGTGTCTTCTTTAAAGAGCTTATCCGGGAGTTTGGTGTTGGATACAGTGACACAGCATGGATCTCCTCCATTCTACTGGCTATGCTCTATGGAACAG GTCCCCTGTGTAGCATGTGTGTCAATTGGTTTGGCTGTCGTCCAGTCATGCTGGTTGGAGGGCTCTTTGCTTCGCTGGGTATGGTGACAGCTTCCTTCTGTACCAGCATCATTCAGCTTTATCTCACTGCAGGTGTCATTACTG GTTTGGGTCTGGCactcaacttccagccatcgcTCATCATGTTAAATCGCTACTTTGACAAACGCCGCCCTTTAGCTAATGggcttgctgctgctggaagcCCTGTGTTTCTTTGTACCCTCTCTCCTCTGGGGCAAATACTGCAACATGAGTATGGCTGGCGAGGGGGATTCCTTATACTGGGTGGAATGCTGCTTAACTGCTGTGTTTGTGGGGCATTAATGAGGCCTTTGGAACCTCCTAAGAAATCTGAAGCTGCTAAAGAACTTactgagaagaaaacaaagaaaaagcttCTGGATTTCAGTGTCTTTAAAGATGTTGGTTTTTTAGTCTACACTGTGGCTGCCTCCATCATGGTGCTGGGCCTCTTTGTGCCTCCAGTCTTTGTGGTGAGCTATGCCAAGGATTTGGGATATCCAGACACCAAATCAGCTTTTCTTCTGAGCATTCTTGGGTTCGTTGATATCTTTGCCCGGCCTATTTGTGGAGTGGTAGCTGGTCTGAAGTGGGTCAGACCACGCTGTGTTTATCTCTTTAGTTTTGCTATGATTTTTAATGGTTTTACAGATCTCATAGGTTCCATGTCTACCAATTATGGTGGCTTGGCGGTCTTCTGCATTTTCTTTGGCATTTCCTATGGAATGGTAGGTGCTCTTCAGTTTGAAGTTCTCATGGCTATTGTGGGTACTCAGAAGTTTTCCAGTGCCATTGGCTTGGTGCTTCTGGCTGAAGCTCTAGCTGTTCTAATCGGTCCACCATCAGCAG GCAAACTCTTGGATGCAACAGGCACGtatatgtttgtttttattattgcTGGAGTTGAAGTTGTTACTTCAGCCCTTGTGATGGCTTTAGGAAATTTCTTCTGTGTTAAGAAAAAATCAGAAGTGCCACAAACAAAAGAGGAGGCAGCAGAAAGAGAAGAGTTAAACAAATCCGAAGACAAAACACCTGAAGATGCCAAGGTGGACTCTATTGAAGTAGAACAATTTCTGAAAGATGAACCtgaaaaaaatggggaaattgTAACTAACCCAGAAACGTGTGTGTGA